A portion of the Edaphobacter lichenicola genome contains these proteins:
- a CDS encoding Dyp-type peroxidase: MKKRMDAPGELNEIVLPQTVVGPLTRSAIFLVLCAQQDEDAYTRLRDFCAGLSGLIRAVEFRDVEAGLTCVAGFGSDAWDKLFGAPRPAELHPFRRICSGGRDAVSTPGDIFFHIRAKRMDLCFELATQIMDSIGDIVSVADEVHGFRYFDDRDVIGFVDGTENPRGDAAREAAVVGSEDPAFTGGSYVIVQKYLHDLKAWNSLPVEMQERIIGRRKLSDIELSDAEKPAYAHNALTNIEENGRQLQILRDNMPFGRPGHGEFGTYFIGYSRTPRVTETMLENMFVGRPPGNYDRLLDFSRPVTGSLFFAPSATFLDNVTPDAPVAAEDAKAPSAEPPSSPPSPAPGTAHDTSLKIGSLKGEKDE; encoded by the coding sequence TTGAAGAAAAGAATGGACGCCCCTGGCGAACTCAACGAAATTGTTCTTCCGCAGACCGTGGTCGGTCCGCTTACGCGGTCGGCGATCTTTCTGGTGCTATGCGCCCAACAGGACGAAGATGCTTACACGCGCCTGCGCGACTTTTGCGCCGGTCTCTCCGGGCTGATTCGCGCAGTGGAGTTTCGCGACGTAGAGGCGGGCCTTACCTGCGTCGCCGGATTCGGGTCGGATGCATGGGACAAGCTCTTCGGAGCGCCTCGTCCCGCCGAGCTTCATCCATTTCGTAGGATTTGCTCCGGGGGACGCGATGCCGTCTCCACGCCGGGGGACATCTTCTTCCACATTCGCGCCAAACGAATGGATCTGTGCTTCGAACTGGCGACGCAGATCATGGACAGCATCGGCGACATCGTCTCCGTGGCCGATGAGGTGCACGGCTTCCGCTACTTCGACGACCGCGATGTGATCGGCTTCGTCGACGGAACGGAGAATCCGCGGGGTGATGCGGCGCGCGAAGCAGCGGTCGTCGGCAGCGAAGACCCGGCCTTTACAGGCGGCAGCTACGTCATCGTGCAGAAGTATCTCCACGATTTGAAAGCGTGGAATTCGCTCCCGGTCGAGATGCAGGAACGCATCATCGGCCGCCGTAAGCTCTCGGACATAGAACTGAGCGACGCGGAAAAGCCCGCATACGCACACAACGCACTCACCAACATCGAGGAGAACGGACGTCAGCTCCAGATCCTGAGAGACAATATGCCCTTCGGGCGTCCTGGCCACGGCGAATTCGGAACGTACTTTATCGGCTACAGCCGCACGCCGCGCGTCACCGAGACCATGCTCGAAAACATGTTCGTGGGCCGGCCGCCCGGAAACTACGATCGGCTGCTCGACTTCAGCCGTCCCGTGACCGGCAGCCTGTTCTTCGCGCCGTCGGCAACATTTCTCGACAACGTCACGCCCGACGCGCCCGTCGCAGCGGAAGATGCAAAAGCACCATCCGCCGAACCGCCTTCGTCGCCACCTTCACCGGCACCCGGCACCGCGCACGACACATCACTCAAAATAGGATCACTAAAGGGAGAGAAAGATGAATAA
- a CDS encoding family 1 encapsulin nanocompartment shell protein: MNNLHRELAPISDAAWAQIEEETTRTLKRYLAGRRVVDVPSPGGIAFPGVGTGHLKNISAPAEGILARQREVKPLVELRVPFELSRQTIDDVDRGSDDSDWQPAKDAAKKLAFAEDRAIFNGYHDADIQGIREGTSNPIDTLPADVRDYPDAVAHALSQLRLMGVNGPYSVVLGAEEYTALAETRDHGYPVLEHVKRIVDGNLIWAPAIEGAYVLTTRGGDFELNLGQDVSIGYLSHTDSAVQLYLQETFVFRVLTSEASIALSPSKKSS, translated from the coding sequence ATGAATAACCTCCATCGGGAGCTGGCACCGATTTCTGACGCGGCATGGGCGCAGATTGAGGAAGAGACGACAAGAACACTGAAGCGGTATCTGGCCGGGCGACGCGTTGTGGATGTTCCTTCGCCGGGAGGAATCGCTTTTCCTGGAGTCGGAACCGGGCACCTGAAGAACATCTCCGCTCCTGCAGAAGGCATCCTCGCGAGACAGCGTGAGGTGAAGCCGCTGGTGGAGCTCCGGGTTCCGTTCGAACTGTCGCGCCAGACGATCGACGATGTGGACCGCGGCTCCGATGACTCTGACTGGCAGCCTGCAAAGGACGCTGCGAAGAAACTAGCCTTCGCGGAAGATCGCGCTATCTTCAACGGATACCATGACGCGGATATTCAAGGCATCCGCGAAGGCACCAGCAACCCCATCGATACACTGCCCGCGGATGTACGGGATTATCCGGATGCAGTGGCGCACGCGCTGAGCCAACTGCGACTGATGGGCGTCAACGGGCCCTACTCGGTTGTGCTGGGGGCCGAAGAATACACAGCGCTCGCCGAGACCCGCGATCACGGATATCCCGTGCTCGAGCATGTAAAGCGCATCGTGGACGGCAACCTGATCTGGGCACCTGCGATTGAAGGCGCATATGTTCTGACGACGCGAGGCGGCGACTTTGAGCTGAACCTGGGACAGGATGTTTCGATCGGCTATCTGAGCCATACCGATTCCGCCGTGCAACTGTATCTTCAGGAGACGTTCGTCTTCCGAGTGCTCACCAGCGAAGCATCGATTGCGTTGTCGCCGTCAAAGAAATCTTCTTGA
- a CDS encoding AEC family transporter, whose amino-acid sequence MTTVLLDALVPIFVGLLLGYLAGRRGVMDNVNVRNLIVFVMNFAIPCALFSTIIRTSREDLDQQIPTALMITLVFTVLYTAGCLCARRSLKMSVSDASVLALTIGFPNSAAVALPLFATSYGPASSVTAALSIAVGAITISPLTVALLEADKQSQGTEINIRNVLRNFVRALARSVVWAPALALVCAYFGVHLPSYANRTLMTFGSAATGSALMLTGVVVSAQRFRFNKDVFWMTLIILLIQPIFALSMTLLFHMSRDHIRDITIISTIPGGFFGLVFGKSFDATPKTASSELIASYGAGWLTLALWMLVMAKYF is encoded by the coding sequence GTGACCACTGTTCTTCTCGACGCGCTCGTTCCGATCTTCGTCGGCCTGCTGTTGGGGTATCTTGCAGGCCGACGAGGCGTGATGGATAACGTGAATGTCCGAAACCTGATCGTGTTCGTCATGAACTTCGCGATTCCCTGTGCCTTGTTTTCAACCATTATCCGAACCTCAAGAGAAGATCTCGATCAGCAGATCCCAACGGCTCTGATGATCACACTCGTATTCACTGTGCTCTATACAGCCGGTTGTCTGTGTGCGCGGCGGTCACTTAAGATGTCGGTCTCCGATGCATCGGTGCTGGCTCTTACGATTGGATTTCCTAATTCGGCCGCGGTTGCTCTGCCTCTGTTTGCGACATCGTATGGTCCGGCATCCAGTGTCACAGCAGCGCTTTCCATCGCTGTGGGTGCCATTACTATCTCCCCACTTACAGTGGCTCTTCTTGAAGCAGACAAGCAGTCGCAGGGAACCGAAATCAACATTCGCAATGTGTTGCGTAACTTTGTTCGAGCTCTCGCCCGCTCGGTCGTATGGGCTCCAGCCTTAGCATTGGTGTGCGCTTATTTCGGTGTGCATTTACCGAGCTACGCAAACCGCACGCTCATGACCTTTGGAAGTGCGGCAACCGGTTCTGCGCTCATGCTTACGGGAGTGGTTGTCTCAGCACAACGCTTTCGTTTTAATAAGGACGTCTTCTGGATGACTCTCATCATCCTTCTAATCCAACCGATCTTCGCTCTCAGCATGACTCTCCTCTTCCATATGAGCCGCGATCATATTCGAGACATCACGATCATCAGCACAATTCCGGGCGGCTTCTTTGGCCTCGTTTTCGGCAAAAGTTTTGATGCGACGCCTAAAACGGCCAGTTCCGAATTGATTGCCTCCTATGGTGCTGGATGGCTTACGCTGGCGCTATGGATGCTGGTGATGGCGAAGTATTTTTGA
- a CDS encoding acyl-CoA desaturase has product MLRNLGTDRTFTQPVVWVTTFFIAAFHLGAIAALFFFNWKAFLVAMILWWVAGGAGVGMGYHRLLTHRGYKTPRWMEYVLTVCGTLALEGGPIFWVAIHRMHHQNTDKEGDPHSPHDGGFWAHIGWLLTGQTMHNDSAELLPYVPDLRKDKFHVWISRWHWVPMTILGVILLAVGGWPFLLWGIFFRTVLGLHSTWLVNSATHMWGSRRFSTGDTSRNSFWVALLTFGEGWHNNHHAHPQSSRHGLAWYEFDPNWYGISALRMVGLAWDVKVTKVESVGPV; this is encoded by the coding sequence ATGCTGCGAAATCTTGGGACCGATAGAACGTTTACACAGCCCGTCGTCTGGGTGACAACCTTCTTCATCGCGGCCTTTCATCTTGGAGCGATCGCAGCGCTGTTCTTCTTCAACTGGAAAGCTTTCTTGGTTGCCATGATTTTGTGGTGGGTTGCAGGTGGTGCAGGAGTCGGGATGGGCTACCATCGACTACTTACCCATCGAGGCTATAAAACGCCAAGGTGGATGGAGTATGTTCTAACGGTCTGCGGCACACTGGCTTTGGAAGGTGGACCGATTTTTTGGGTCGCCATACATCGCATGCATCACCAAAACACCGACAAAGAAGGCGATCCGCATTCTCCTCACGATGGCGGCTTTTGGGCTCACATCGGCTGGCTCTTGACAGGGCAGACCATGCATAACGATTCGGCAGAGCTGCTACCCTACGTTCCCGATCTTCGCAAAGACAAATTCCATGTGTGGATCAGCCGCTGGCACTGGGTGCCAATGACGATCCTGGGTGTCATTCTCCTTGCTGTCGGCGGGTGGCCGTTTCTGTTATGGGGCATCTTCTTCCGCACTGTTCTCGGACTCCACTCAACATGGCTTGTGAACTCAGCCACGCACATGTGGGGTTCGCGTCGGTTTTCTACGGGAGATACCTCACGCAACAGTTTTTGGGTGGCGCTGCTAACTTTTGGCGAGGGATGGCACAACAACCATCACGCTCATCCGCAGTCTTCTCGTCACGGCCTGGCATGGTATGAATTCGATCCGAATTGGTATGGAATATCAGCTTTGCGGATGGTGGGCCTCGCTTGGGACGTGAAGGTGACGAAGGTCGAATCAGTCGGCCCTGTTTAG
- a CDS encoding DUF6088 family protein, whose protein sequence is MERLTEAILQRTSALPEGAPVSAKMLLHLGSRPAVDQSLSRLARSGKLLRAGRGMYVSPVKSRFGTNAPSAHRLVEELSAQRGEAIVPSGATSANALGLTTQVPTQMIYWTSGRSRKLHLGKLVIQLVHVPSWQLAFAKERAGEIVRALAWAGPERVHAVLKEIEGKVPRTEIQKVAQQVSRFPSWMASALSRSVVDA, encoded by the coding sequence ATGGAACGCCTCACAGAAGCCATTCTCCAAAGGACGAGCGCACTCCCCGAGGGAGCGCCGGTTAGCGCCAAGATGCTCCTACATCTTGGCAGCCGCCCAGCGGTGGACCAGTCTCTCTCGCGGCTCGCTCGGAGTGGCAAGCTACTGCGGGCAGGACGAGGGATGTATGTTTCCCCGGTCAAGAGCCGGTTCGGGACTAATGCACCCTCCGCACATCGTCTGGTCGAAGAGCTGTCCGCGCAGCGCGGTGAGGCTATTGTGCCCTCGGGTGCTACGTCCGCGAATGCGCTTGGACTCACCACCCAGGTTCCCACCCAGATGATCTATTGGACCTCGGGCCGGAGTCGCAAGCTCCATCTCGGGAAGCTGGTGATCCAACTGGTGCATGTCCCGTCCTGGCAACTCGCCTTTGCCAAGGAACGCGCCGGAGAGATCGTTCGCGCGCTGGCATGGGCCGGCCCGGAGAGAGTTCATGCGGTTCTGAAGGAGATCGAGGGGAAGGTGCCCCGAACCGAGATCCAGAAGGTCGCGCAGCAAGTCTCAAGGTTTCCGAGTTGGATGGCGAGCGCCTTGAGCCGGAGTGTCGTCGATGCCTGA
- a CDS encoding nucleotidyl transferase AbiEii/AbiGii toxin family protein: MPDSYFQLSTKNQASAIAAASDASGRAPYLLEKDIWVVWALSTLFQSELGAHLVFKGGTALSKAHKVITRFSEDVDLTYDIRALAPELVRSAPSGIDAIPPSRSQQKKWSDEIRGELLPAWLRNHAHPIIQTGLEGMKNVSSRVTEDCSFTLLLLIRILLPLN; the protein is encoded by the coding sequence ATGCCTGATAGCTACTTCCAATTGAGCACAAAGAATCAGGCCAGTGCCATTGCTGCGGCGTCGGATGCCTCTGGCCGCGCGCCTTACTTGCTGGAGAAAGACATCTGGGTCGTCTGGGCGCTTTCGACCCTCTTTCAATCTGAGTTGGGAGCCCATCTCGTCTTCAAGGGCGGTACGGCTTTGTCCAAGGCGCACAAGGTCATCACCCGTTTTTCTGAAGACGTTGACCTCACCTACGACATTCGAGCACTGGCTCCTGAACTGGTCCGTAGCGCTCCCAGCGGCATCGACGCGATTCCGCCCAGTCGCAGCCAGCAGAAGAAATGGTCCGATGAAATCCGCGGGGAACTTCTTCCAGCTTGGCTTCGCAATCATGCTCATCCCATCATCCAAACTGGGTTGGAAGGGATGAAGAACGTATCCAGCCGTGTCACTGAAGACTGTAGCTTCACTCTTTTACTGCTAATAAGAATTCTGTTGCCGCTCAATTGA